GTGTTCCCAAAACTATCTCTCTATGAAGCCTGCTAAACATATCAGCGACTTCTTGGAAGCGACCTAGATTGTTTGTAACGATACCCTGATTGCTTAGGAACTCAACGTCTTTCTCGGTGACTATGAGCCTATCCATGAATAAAGCATAAGAAGTCACGTATTCAGTATATCGATCGGAGAATTGTTCATTTGCAATGAGGTTTCTAAGCAGAGGATCAATGCGGGCAGTGATCCCAACAGGTGGAATTGTCAAAACTCCATCGTTGAAGCTGATGTCGAGGAAACTAGCTTCCGTAGAACCCTTAACGATTTTGATTCCTGCAAGGTTCAACTGTGTCGCACTAGCCATGTACATTCTTGATGTATGGAGCGTCTTTGGTTTAGGTAAGAATATCTTGACTAAAAACTTAAAAGGTACTCGTAAAGCACGTCTCAGCAGTGGCAGTGGTGGAGGGGCCTCGGCATCTTTGTTATCGGTAAGAGGATGAAATGTCCGTGCTAACTGATCGAGTAAATGCTTATAAGGGATGTCTTCATGCTTATCTGCTTCTTTCATGTTCTCGAGAACAGTTTTATCTCTTGGGAAGTGGATATAATTTTTGAAGAAACCATAAGCAAGATAACCAATGGTTTTAGAATTTTGCTGTTCCTCCGATGCGGTTAATTTATACAGGCTTTCGAGAACAAACATAGGAATCTGGTTTTCAAGGAGTAGCAAATCCCATGTAAGATTTTGTCTGCCCCATGGATTATGAGCTAAAGGATCCTCGTCCGGTGGTGGTTGTTCAACTCCGAAATGCTGGAAAAGCCCGACGATGAACAAACCATCAATCACCATCATTTCTACCAATTCCTTGCTTTCAAGATGTATAGGTTCTGCGTAACAGTCTCTAATTCTTTTTTCAAGCTTCTCAATAGACTCCACACACTTATGCAGTAACGCTGTTGTCGAGTTGATATCATTCTTTCCCCTTTGAGTTAGAGCCTCGCTCATATAATACAGCTTACAGTCTTGTGTTTCTTTTAGATTTTCATCTCCGTAGTGGATCGGTCCAATTGATACAACCGCAGGTTTGTATACACTAGGACTGCTCACTTCCTGCAACTTCTCATGCACTTTGTAGATGCATACTTGGGATCCCCAAGGGCGCGTAGGTGCTTTTAACTTCGGAAGTTTGGCTATCAAGTCGTCAACTACTAACGAGACGTCGTTACCTGCCATTGGTACCTACAACCACAGTAGATGAAACTAATTAGTAGCAATATGAATCTGACTATTCTGAATTTATCTCTTCTTACTCAGTCGCGTAAAACCATCATCAACCCCTGAGAACTAAGAGCAGATGCAAGGGCACTGCATGGATTACATGCACCTAGTATTAAAAAAACACAAGTAGATTAAGAGTAAAAAGATAATAACTTGGAGAAAAGAGAGTTGAcctgagaagaaaaagaattgctTCTGATCTTCGAAAAACAATTTGATACTTGATCAGATCATATATGGATGTCCAAGCATACAATTTGAAAGGTCTCTATATATACTAATAGGTAGGAAGACCTACAAGCTATAATTCTCATCATCTTTGAATTTTaaaatatttctttttctttttatataattAGTTTTTCATTAGTTTTTCATAAAGAAAATGACCTTGTGGATACGTTGGTCTATAGAAGTGAAGAACTTCAGTTAGCTAGTTGAGTGAACTTTTATGATGATGCCACAACGTTCTTAACAACCTGTTTTCTTTCCATCTTTCACCTAAACCTTAAACCTTGACCACGTCCCCAGCATTATAGAAGGTTCGTTCTGAATGAAGGTCCAAAAAACAACCAATTGGGAAAGTGTAAATACCTTTTGAAGAATGGTGGGACTACTAAGGGGGTGAGCTAGAATTTTATGTTAGAACAAATTTTAATGATGGAAACTTATCCAAGTTATGTATACAAGGTGCAAGTGGTCATCTCAATCAGAGCTCATCCTAAAAATTTCCGAGTAATCCTAGTAAACTCCGAGATGAACATGGACAGAACCAGGTTTGGGTAGGTGGAATTGAACAGTTTTTTATTACTTTTTGTACTTTAG
This is a stretch of genomic DNA from Papaver somniferum cultivar HN1 chromosome 1, ASM357369v1, whole genome shotgun sequence. It encodes these proteins:
- the LOC113311150 gene encoding UPF0481 protein At3g47200-like — its product is MAGNDVSLVVDDLIAKLPKLKAPTRPWGSQVCIYKVHEKLQEVSSPSVYKPAVVSIGPIHYGDENLKETQDCKLYYMSEALTQRGKNDINSTTALLHKCVESIEKLEKRIRDCYAEPIHLESKELVEMMVIDGLFIVGLFQHFGVEQPPPDEDPLAHNPWGRQNLTWDLLLLENQIPMFVLESLYKLTASEEQQNSKTIGYLAYGFFKNYIHFPRDKTVLENMKEADKHEDIPYKHLLDQLARTFHPLTDNKDAEAPPPLPLLRRALRVPFKFLVKIFLPKPKTLHTSRMYMASATQLNLAGIKIVKGSTEASFLDISFNDGVLTIPPVGITARIDPLLRNLIANEQFSDRYTEYVTSYALFMDRLIVTEKDVEFLSNQGIVTNNLGRFQEVADMFSRLHREIVLGTPFYYLGTFDRVNKHYNSRWNFWKAHLKRKYFSNPWVTIAVIVGGIIVFLSSLKTIIQTIQFYLPKDKLSTEFNPNILKLGYY